CGACGATCCAGCCCGAGCTGGCGGGCGATTTCGGCACGCTGATGACATGGGCCGACGAGGTCCGCCGGCTGAAGGTGCGCGCCAATGCGGAGACCCCGCTCGACTGCCGCACCGCGCGCGACTTCGGCGCGGAGGGCGTCGGGCTGTGCCGGACCGAGCACATGTTCTTCGACGCGGCGCGGATCACCGCGGTGCGCCAGATGATCCTGGCGGAGGACGAGGCCGGGCGGCGCGCGGCGCTGGAGAAACTGCTGCCCGAGCAGCGCGCCGACTTCACCGCGATCTTCGAGGTGATGGCGGGGCTGCCGGTCACCGTCCGGCTGCTCGACCCGCCGCTCCACGAATTCCTGCCGCACGAGGAGAACGAGTTCGCCGAGGTCGCCGCCGCGGCGGGGATCGCGGTCGACCAGTTGAAGCGCCGCGCGGCCGAGCTGCACGAGTTCAACCCGATGCTGGGGCATCGCGGCTGCCGGCTGGGCGTGACGTACCCGGAAATCTACGAGATGCAGGCGCGCGCGATCTTCGAGGCGGCGATCGATGTCGCGGAGAAGAGCGGGGAAGCGCCGATCCCGGAGGTGATGATCCCGCTGGTCGCGACCAGGCGCGAGCTGGACCTGATGAAGGCGGTGGTCGATGCCGCGGCGAAGGACGTCTTCGCCGAGCGCGGGCGCACGGTCGACTATCTGGTCGGCACGATGATCGAGCTGCCGCGCGCGGCGCTGCGCGCGGGCGAGATCGCGGAGGCCGGCGAGTTCTTCTCCTTCGGCACCAACGACCTGACGCAGACGACGCTGGGGGTCAGCCGCGACGATGCCGCGCGCTTCCTGGGCGCGTATGTCGAGAAGGGCATCTACGCCAAGGACCCGTTCGTCAGCCTGGACGTCGAGGGCGTGGGCGAGCTGGTGAAGCTGGCCGCCGAGCGTGGGCGCGCGACGCGCCCCGACATCAAGCTGGGCATCTGCGGCGAGCATGGCGGCGATCCGGCGTCGATCGCCTTTTGCGAAAGCGTGGGGCTGGATTACGTCTCCGCCTCGCCCTACCGTGTGCCGATCGCCCGGCTGGCGGCCGCCCAGGCGGCGCTGAAGGCCAGGGGGTAGGAGGAGCGGCGGGATGAGACCTTGGGCGCGGTATCTGACGGGCATCGCGCTGGGGCTCATCGCCGGGATCGGTTATGCCACCTGGACCGTGCGCACCGGCGCGATGGGATCGGGCGTGCGGATCGGCGCGTGGGAGACGGGGACCGATCTGGGCACCGCCGACCAGAGCGCGCGGACCCGCGCGGTGGTGGCGCGGCGCGGTCTGCTCGCGCTGCCGGCGCGCGAGGCGCGTTACTATACCGCGAGCACCGACGATGCCGGGCGCCCGCTGGACGGCACATGCCGCTATCGCATCACCGGCGGGGCGCTGCCGGCGAAATGGTGGAGCCTGACGCTCTACGACCGCGACGGCTATCTGGCGGGTGACGGACCCTATTCGATCGGCAGCGCGGCGCTGTCGCCGGCGGAGGCGCAGCGCTGGACGGTGCTGATCGCGCCGGAGCGTCAGCCCGGGCGCTGGCTGCCGAGTGCGGGGCTCGACCGTTTCGAGCTGACGCTCCGCACGTACCTGCCCGCGGACGAAGGGCGGACCAGCCCGGCGCGCGATCAATTGCCCAGCATCCGGCGGGAGGCGTGCGCATGATCCGCGATCGTCTGCGCCCGTGGCTCCGCTCGTGGATGGGGCCGGCGCTGCTGGCGCTGGTGGTCGCGCTGGTCGCCTGTCAGGCGACGCTGCGGCGGACGCCCGACGTGCTGATGGCGGCAGCCGAGCGGCGGCTGGCGAAGGCGGGCGGGGTCAACGCCTTCGCGCACACCCCGCTGGCGACCAGCCGCTCGCGCGCGGTGGTGCGGCCGAGCCCGGATCTGGCCTATTCGGCCTGCGTGGTCGACCTGTCGAAGGGGCCGGTGACGGTCGACGTGGCCCCGGTGCCGGCGCGCTACTGGTCGCTGTCGGTGTTCGACGCGCGCACCGACGTGGCGTTCGTGCGCAACAATCTGGAGGCACAGGGACAGCCGATCCGGGTCGCGCTGGTGACGCCGGGGCAGGCGGCGCCTGCCGGGTATGAGCCGGTGGCGGTGCGGGGCGGACACGGCGTCGCGCTGATCCGCATCCTGGTCGACGACCGCGCGCAATTTCCCGCGATCGATGCGGCCCGGCGCCTGTCGCGCTGTGCAGCGGTTGCCGGCCGGCGCGCAGGCTGATCGCGGCGGAGCGAACCGCGCCGAATTTGTCGAAAGGGCTTAAATCTTTAGAGAAAGGCGCTGCGGGGCGTAAGGCGACCAGCCGTTTTTAACTTAGGTTGCCTTTGGTTACAGCCTATTAACGTTCATATTCTATTGGTGCCCGCTCATCACATGAGAAGCGATGGCATGGATAACCTTCGGATCATCAAGAAGCTGGGTGCTTGTTTCGCGATCCTGTTCCTCGTCCTGATGGGCGTCGGCGCGACAAGCCTTCACAATCAAGGAAATCTTGGTGATGCCGCCCAGGAATTGGGGGTGGATCGACGCGAGAAGCTGGAGGCCGCTGCCGCGGTCAACGCCGCCGCGTCCAACTACCGGGTCGCGGAGGCTTCGCACATCCTGGCCAAGGACGAGGCGGTCACCGCGCAGGCGGAAGCGGAGCTTCGCAAGCAGCGCGGGATCATCAAGGATCGCCTCACGTATCTCGATCAGCACGTCAGTATACCTGCGGTGCGCGCCCAATTCGAAGAGCTGAAGAAGCTGTACGCCGAATATGAGCGCGCTTCCGAAGCCATGCTGAACCTGTCGCGCAACAACGAGGATCAGGAGGCGCTGGAGCAATTTCGCGCCAATCGCATCCGCTTCGGCGAACTGAGTGCGGCTGCGACCGACGTGCAGAAGCGTCAGGCCCAGGTCATGGCCGAAGGCGCCTCCGATGCCGCCGCCACCGCCGAGACGGGCCGCAACGTCACGATCGTCGCGCTGGTCGTCGCTGCCGCGGGCATGCTCGCCATGCTGCTGCTGCTGGTCCGCGGAATCGCGACGCCGCTGGGGCTGATGACCAATGCCTTGGCGCAGCTGGCGAACGGCAAGCTCGACGCGGAGGTTCCGGTCCGCGAGCGTGCGGATGAGATCGGCGACCTTGCCGGTGCGATGAAGAAACTGCGCGACCAGCTGCTCGCGGCGGAACGTGCCAAGGAAGAGCAGACGACGCTGATCGTCGAGAGCATCGGATCGGGCCTTTCGG
The sequence above is drawn from the Sphingomonas adhaesiva genome and encodes:
- a CDS encoding DUF1254 domain-containing protein codes for the protein MIRDRLRPWLRSWMGPALLALVVALVACQATLRRTPDVLMAAAERRLAKAGGVNAFAHTPLATSRSRAVVRPSPDLAYSACVVDLSKGPVTVDVAPVPARYWSLSVFDARTDVAFVRNNLEAQGQPIRVALVTPGQAAPAGYEPVAVRGGHGVALIRILVDDRAQFPAIDAARRLSRCAAVAGRRAG
- a CDS encoding DUF1214 domain-containing protein, producing the protein MRPWARYLTGIALGLIAGIGYATWTVRTGAMGSGVRIGAWETGTDLGTADQSARTRAVVARRGLLALPAREARYYTASTDDAGRPLDGTCRYRITGGALPAKWWSLTLYDRDGYLAGDGPYSIGSAALSPAEAQRWTVLIAPERQPGRWLPSAGLDRFELTLRTYLPADEGRTSPARDQLPSIRREACA